The following coding sequences lie in one Streptomyces sp. NBC_00510 genomic window:
- a CDS encoding Rieske (2Fe-2S) protein codes for MSQENLPDRPAHQGGGQLATAENPFADPGFPAHLPRRQDIDEKAARSSERTVAFLFTVSMLATLAFIASFVVIPIDKIVYIWPLGHISALNFALGMTLGVSLFAIGAGAVHWARTLMSDVEVADDRHPIEASPEVSAKVKADFATGAGESQIGRRKLIRNTMLGALTLVPLSGVFLLRDLGPLPEDKLRHTLWSKGRLLINQNTNKPLRPEDVAVGSLTFAVPEGLEEEQHDYQAQLAKAALMIVRIQPDDIKDKKSREWAHQGILAFSKICTHVGCPISLYEQQTHHVLCPCHQSTFDLSDGARVIFGPAGHALPQLHISVNGEGYLEALGDFEEPVGPAFWERG; via the coding sequence ATGTCACAAGAGAACCTGCCGGACAGGCCGGCACACCAGGGCGGCGGCCAGCTCGCGACCGCGGAGAACCCGTTCGCGGACCCGGGCTTCCCGGCTCACCTGCCGCGCCGCCAGGACATCGACGAGAAGGCCGCGAGGTCCTCCGAGCGCACGGTGGCCTTCCTGTTCACCGTGTCGATGCTCGCCACACTGGCCTTCATCGCCAGCTTCGTGGTCATCCCGATCGACAAGATCGTCTACATCTGGCCGCTGGGTCACATCAGCGCGCTGAACTTCGCGCTGGGCATGACCCTCGGCGTCTCGCTCTTCGCTATCGGCGCCGGCGCGGTCCACTGGGCCCGCACGCTGATGTCGGACGTCGAGGTCGCCGACGACCGCCACCCGATCGAGGCGAGCCCCGAGGTCAGCGCCAAGGTCAAGGCCGACTTCGCCACCGGGGCCGGGGAGAGCCAGATCGGCCGCCGCAAGCTGATCCGCAACACCATGCTCGGCGCGCTGACCCTGGTGCCGCTCTCCGGTGTGTTCCTGCTGCGCGACCTCGGCCCGCTGCCGGAGGACAAGCTCCGCCACACGCTGTGGTCCAAGGGCAGGCTGCTGATCAACCAGAACACCAACAAGCCGCTGCGTCCCGAGGACGTCGCCGTCGGCTCGCTCACCTTCGCCGTGCCCGAGGGCCTGGAGGAGGAGCAGCACGACTACCAGGCGCAGCTCGCCAAGGCGGCCCTGATGATCGTCCGCATCCAGCCGGACGACATCAAGGACAAGAAGTCCCGCGAGTGGGCGCACCAGGGCATCCTGGCGTTCTCCAAGATCTGCACCCACGTCGGCTGCCCGATCAGCCTCTACGAGCAGCAGACGCACCACGTGCTCTGCCCGTGCCACCAGTCGACGTTCGACCTTTCCGACGGTGCCCGGGTGATCTTCGGTCCCGCCGGTCACGCCCTGCCGCAGCTGCACATCAGCGTGAACGGTGAGGGTTACCTCGAGGCACTGGGCGACTTCGAAGAGCCCGTGGGCCCTGCGTTTTGGGAGCGTGGATGA
- a CDS encoding c-type cytochrome codes for MKKLSARRRHPLAALVVLLVALTAIGGLYAALAPAPKAQADDSSQSLAIEEGKKLFAVGCSSCHGTSGQGGSDGPSLVGVGSAAVDFQVGTGRMPAQQPGAQVPRKKVIYDQKQIDQLAAYIASLGPGPVTPTEEQYDPAGADAARGGELFRTNCAQCHNYQGKGGALTHGKYAPTLEGVSDKHLYEAMLTGPQNMPSFPDTTMPEENKREIIAYLDAVNGEGAPSPGGMSLGSLGPVTEGLFGWIFGLGALIACAIWLAAHTTKAKKS; via the coding sequence GTGAAAAAGCTCTCCGCACGACGGCGCCACCCGCTGGCGGCGCTCGTCGTCCTACTTGTCGCGCTCACGGCCATCGGGGGGCTGTACGCCGCGCTCGCGCCGGCGCCCAAGGCGCAGGCCGACGACAGCTCTCAGTCCCTCGCCATCGAAGAGGGCAAGAAGCTGTTCGCCGTCGGCTGCTCCAGCTGCCACGGTACGTCGGGGCAGGGCGGCAGTGACGGCCCCAGCCTCGTCGGCGTCGGCTCCGCGGCCGTGGACTTCCAGGTCGGCACCGGTCGCATGCCGGCCCAGCAGCCCGGCGCCCAGGTGCCGCGCAAGAAGGTCATCTACGACCAGAAGCAGATCGACCAGCTCGCGGCGTACATCGCCTCGCTGGGCCCCGGTCCGGTCACGCCCACCGAGGAGCAGTACGACCCGGCCGGCGCCGACGCCGCGCGCGGCGGGGAGCTCTTCCGCACCAACTGCGCCCAGTGCCACAACTACCAGGGCAAGGGCGGAGCGCTGACGCACGGCAAGTACGCGCCCACGCTGGAAGGCGTGAGCGACAAGCACCTGTACGAGGCCATGCTGACCGGCCCGCAGAACATGCCGTCCTTCCCCGACACGACGATGCCGGAGGAGAACAAGCGGGAGATCATCGCTTACCTCGACGCCGTCAACGGCGAGGGCGCGCCGAGCCCCGGCGGCATGTCGCTGGGCAGCCTCGGCCCGGTCACCGAGGGTCTCTTCGGCTGGATCTTCGGCCTCGGGGCCCTGATCGCCTGCGCCATTTGGCTCGCGGCCCACACCACCAAGGCGAAGAAGTCATGA
- a CDS encoding heme-copper oxidase subunit III encodes MSVVATATAVETGHAHPSVNRPNLTSVGTIIWLSSELMFFAALFAMYFTLRSVTGAEYWKAHADVLDIPFSATNTTILVLSSFTCQMGVFAAERGDVKKLRAWFIVTFIMGAIFVGGQIFEYTNLVKEDGLSLSSDPYGSVFYLTTGFHGLHVTGGLIAFLLVLGRTYAARRFTHEQATAAIVVSYYWHFVDVVWIGLFATIYLIK; translated from the coding sequence ATGTCGGTCGTGGCGACAGCAACAGCAGTAGAAACCGGGCACGCGCACCCGTCGGTCAACCGGCCGAACCTCACCAGCGTCGGAACCATCATCTGGCTGAGTTCCGAGCTGATGTTCTTCGCGGCCCTCTTCGCGATGTACTTCACCCTTCGCTCGGTGACGGGTGCCGAGTACTGGAAGGCGCACGCCGACGTCCTGGACATCCCGTTCTCGGCGACGAACACCACGATCCTCGTGCTCTCCTCCTTCACCTGCCAGATGGGTGTCTTCGCCGCCGAGCGCGGCGACGTGAAGAAGCTGCGCGCGTGGTTCATCGTGACGTTCATCATGGGCGCGATCTTCGTCGGCGGTCAGATCTTCGAGTACACCAACCTGGTCAAGGAGGACGGCCTCTCGCTCTCCTCCGACCCGTACGGTTCGGTGTTCTACCTGACCACCGGATTCCACGGTCTGCACGTGACGGGTGGTCTCATCGCCTTCCTGCTGGTCCTCGGACGGACCTACGCGGCACGGCGGTTCACCCACGAGCAGGCCACCGCGGCCATCGTCGTGTCCTACTACTGGCACTTCGTCGATGTCGTCTGGATCGGCCTCTTCGCCACGATCTACCTGATCAAGTAG